In the genome of Rhodamnia argentea isolate NSW1041297 chromosome 3, ASM2092103v1, whole genome shotgun sequence, one region contains:
- the LOC115732150 gene encoding uncharacterized protein LOC115732150 — protein sequence MATVTFAPQQLRSFFFLLLLATAPSPTHSLSYSQYKTLFSLAHSLAARVANLRASRGDVAGADRARAISQRLRPGRWLGLGFWRSAWSVGWDYARNYAWGWRDLEYREMYGAVPELSELLSLVGDFARAESAADRARWIGRNYGNALRVSKSVFVRLLRVFSKSGPLREVVETMQKEVVDGNFLRDCLELGSNDLKGLIQILKDLTSEYSSSPDHGHDL from the exons ATGGCGACCGTCACATTCGCACCCCAGCAACTCcgatccttcttcttcctcctcctcttggcCACCGCGCCTTCGCCGACCCACTCCCTCTCCTACTCTCAGTACAAAACCCTCTTCTCCCTCGCCCACTCCCTCGCCGCCCGCGTCGCCAACCTCCGCGCCTCCCGCGGCGACGTCGCCGGAGCTGACCGCGCCAGGGCCATCTCCCAGAGGCTACGGCCCGGTCGGTGGCTGGGGCTCGGGTTCTGGCGGTCGGCGTGGTCGGTGGGGTGGGACTACGCCCGCAACTACGCGTGGGGCTGGAGGGACCTCGAGTACCGTGAGATGTACGGCGCCGTCCCGGAGCTGAGCGAGCTGCTGAGTCTGGTGGGGGATTTCGCGAGGGCGGAGTCGGCGGCGGATAGGGCGAGGTGGATTGGGAGGAATTACGGGAACGCCCTGCGGGTCTCGAAGTCGGTCTTCGTGAGGCTTCTCAGAGTGTTCAGCAAATCG GGTCCACTGAGGGAGGTGGTAGAGACCATGCAAAAGGAAGTGGTGGATGGTAATTTCCTGAGGGATTGTCTGGAATTGGGAAGTAATGACTTGAAAGGACTAATCCAAATTTTGAAGGATCTTACTTCTGAATATTCCTCGTCACCTGATCATGGCCATGATCTCTAG
- the LOC115732149 gene encoding agamous-like MADS-box protein AGL62: MAGRQTRGRQRIDMKRIENENDRLITFSKRRSGIYKKSNELVTLCGAQVGVAVFSPAGKPFSFAHPSIDAVANWFLNRNPPPNDRSHALVESYRRVRLNELNQRQEELINQIQAEQARNEVLKRLTEGKRDAAWWEAPIEELNREELYQMKARMEDLRRTLQKSIDQRIRGEPCASIEGQKLEK, from the coding sequence ATGGCAGGAAGACAGACAAGGGGGCGTCAAAGAATTGACATGAAACGAATCGAAAATGAGAATGATAGGCTTATTACATTCTCAAAGCGTAGATCTGGAAtctacaaaaaatcaaatgagcTTGTAACCCTCTGTGGGGCTCAGGTAGGAGTAGCAGTGTTCTCTCCCGCCGGAaaacccttttcttttgctcatCCGTCGATTGATGCGGTCGCCAATTGGTTCCTCAACCGAAACCCTCCGCCCAACGATAGGTCTCACGCCTTGGTTGAGTCCTACCGTCGAGTCCGGCTTAATGAGCTCAACCAACGACAGGAAGAGCTCattaatcaaatccaagctGAGCAGGCACGAAACGAAGTGCTAAAGCGGCTGACCGAAGGAAAACGCGACGCGGCATGGTGGGAAGCTCCCATAGAAGAGCTCAACCGGGAAGAGCTCTACCAAATGAAGGCGCGAATGGAGGACCTCCGGCGGACCCTGCAGAAGTCAATCGATCAACGGATTCGAGGAGAGCCATGTGCATCCATTGAAGGACAGAAGTTAGAAAAATAA